Proteins encoded within one genomic window of Candidatus Thiodiazotropha endoloripes:
- a CDS encoding NAD(P)H-binding protein, which produces MTNKPILIIGKHGKTGSRVVQRLQSMGLQTRAVSRSTALPFDWQQRETWGPALQGVVAVYVTYQPDLAIPQARADIEAFTAMANEAGVEQIVLLSGRGEVGARQAEEIVINSGISWNIVRASWFFQNFSESFMIDGILQGELILPAGDTPEPFIDAEDIADVVVACLTDAKHRNRLYEVTGPRAMTFADCMAELSQLLQRPVKYTQVPVEAYLAALQQQGVPEPMQWLLKELFTEVLDGRNSQVQPGVEEALARPATDFQVYLKRMVDSGCWSDERVEQAV; this is translated from the coding sequence ATGACCAACAAACCGATACTGATCATTGGCAAGCATGGCAAAACCGGCAGTCGTGTAGTGCAGCGTTTGCAATCGATGGGCCTGCAGACCAGAGCAGTCTCAAGATCAACGGCTCTGCCATTCGATTGGCAGCAACGGGAAACCTGGGGCCCGGCTTTGCAAGGTGTTGTCGCTGTCTACGTCACTTACCAGCCGGATCTTGCAATACCTCAGGCGCGGGCAGACATTGAAGCTTTTACCGCAATGGCAAATGAGGCTGGTGTTGAACAGATCGTGCTGCTCTCGGGTCGGGGTGAAGTCGGTGCCCGGCAGGCGGAGGAGATTGTCATCAACAGCGGCATCAGCTGGAATATCGTCAGGGCGAGTTGGTTTTTTCAGAACTTCAGTGAGAGTTTCATGATCGACGGGATTCTGCAGGGCGAATTGATACTGCCGGCAGGGGATACCCCGGAACCTTTCATCGATGCGGAAGACATTGCCGATGTGGTGGTTGCCTGTCTGACCGATGCAAAACATCGCAATCGGCTGTATGAAGTGACCGGGCCTCGCGCCATGACCTTTGCAGATTGTATGGCAGAGCTGTCGCAACTGTTACAGAGACCGGTGAAATATACTCAGGTGCCTGTGGAGGCCTATCTGGCTGCACTTCAACAGCAGGGTGTTCCCGAGCCGATGCAGTGGTTACTCAAGGAGTTGTTCACTGAGGTTCTTGATGGCAGAAACAGCCAGGTGCAACCGGGTGTTGAAGAGGCGTTGGCAAGACCGGCGACCGATTTTCAGGTCTATCTGAAACGTATGGTCGACTCGGGGTGTTGGTCCGACGAGCGAGTGGAACAGGCGGTTTGA
- a CDS encoding bile acid:sodium symporter family protein, protein MIHQITRLFPLWAVLLSALAYAYPAAFVALKPGIIPLLGLVMFGMGMTLSLEDFKRVFQQPKIIAVGVLLQFALMPLIAWLIAELLALPPYLMAGLVLVGACPGGTASNVVCYLARGDVALSITMTTVSTLLAIIATPLLTWLYVGQKVPVPVESMLWSIFKIVLLPVSLGVLVNTLYGRRLRPIKPLFPLISILAIVLIIGIVVALNQSNIARMGMLLALAVVLHNLAGLAGGYWIARGLGWDRRISRTLAIEVGMQNSGLGVALSVKYFSAAAALPGAIFSIWHNLSGSMLAGYWSRRES, encoded by the coding sequence ATGATTCACCAAATTACCCGCCTCTTTCCTCTATGGGCCGTACTTTTATCTGCGCTTGCCTATGCCTATCCTGCTGCGTTTGTTGCCTTGAAACCTGGGATCATTCCCCTGTTGGGTCTGGTCATGTTCGGCATGGGAATGACCCTCAGTCTGGAAGATTTCAAACGGGTTTTTCAACAACCGAAGATCATCGCTGTCGGGGTGTTGTTACAGTTCGCATTGATGCCTTTGATCGCCTGGCTGATTGCTGAACTGCTTGCCTTGCCACCCTATCTGATGGCCGGGCTGGTTTTGGTCGGGGCCTGTCCCGGCGGTACCGCCTCCAATGTGGTCTGTTATCTGGCACGGGGTGATGTGGCCCTCTCGATCACCATGACGACGGTTTCAACCCTGCTGGCGATCATTGCCACGCCGTTGCTTACTTGGCTCTATGTGGGGCAGAAGGTTCCGGTGCCGGTTGAAAGCATGCTCTGGTCGATTTTCAAGATAGTTCTGTTACCGGTGTCGTTGGGGGTTCTGGTGAATACCCTCTATGGCCGCAGACTCAGACCGATAAAACCCCTCTTTCCGTTGATCTCCATTCTCGCCATCGTTCTGATCATCGGTATCGTGGTGGCGTTGAATCAGAGCAACATCGCCCGCATGGGGATGCTGTTGGCGCTGGCCGTTGTACTGCATAATCTGGCTGGCTTGGCCGGTGGTTACTGGATTGCCAGAGGTTTGGGTTGGGATCGGCGGATCAGCCGTACCCTGGCGATTGAGGTGGGTATGCAGAATTCCGGCTTGGGGGTTGCGCTGTCGGTTAAGTATTTCTCCGCCGCGGCTGCGCTGCCTGGAGCGATCTTCTCCATTTGGCACAATCTGAGCGGTTCCATGCTGGCTGGTTATTGGTCACGACGTGAAAGCTGA
- a CDS encoding acyl-CoA thioesterase — MENHKLVLPQHLNQYGYLFGGNLLKWVDEYAWIAAVHDYPGRHFVTIGLDRVTFHRSVREGVILRFDIQQSKQGDSSVDYRVKVFAEDSVTGEEESVFTTTITFVCLDERGNKTSI; from the coding sequence ATGGAAAACCATAAACTGGTACTGCCCCAGCACCTCAATCAGTATGGCTATCTGTTCGGAGGCAACCTGCTGAAATGGGTCGACGAGTATGCCTGGATCGCTGCGGTTCATGACTACCCGGGGCGCCACTTTGTCACCATCGGACTGGACCGGGTCACCTTTCACCGCAGTGTCAGAGAGGGCGTGATCCTGCGCTTCGATATCCAGCAGAGTAAACAGGGTGATTCATCGGTGGATTATCGGGTCAAGGTATTTGCGGAAGACTCGGTAACCGGTGAGGAAGAGAGTGTCTTCACCACCACCATCACTTTTGTCTGTCTAGATGAGAGAGGCAATAAAACTTCCATCTGA
- a CDS encoding AraC family transcriptional regulator, translating to MTSETNSTIAEVSDPIGEALHLLKLNGTYYCRSELKAPWGVSLPPFEGHMMFHVVTRGECWLEVAGEKPCLLKQGSLALVPHGEGHEVRSDLQHQTTPLFDIPVESVSERYEIMHHGGSGELTQLTCGLVRFDHVAGQQVVALLPQVLKIDTWKEDESSWIQNTLELITREARELRPGGETVITRLADILVIQAIRSWLDSLSGPIPGWLNALRDKQIGRALAAIHRNPEREWNLTSLAMEARMSRSGFSARFTDLVGYTAMRYVTRWRMLMARTQLLESSEPLVVFAERFGYQSEAAFCRAFKRELGVSPGSVRQ from the coding sequence ATGACCAGCGAAACCAATTCGACAATTGCCGAAGTGTCTGACCCGATCGGGGAAGCACTTCATTTGCTGAAACTGAACGGCACCTACTACTGCCGTTCCGAGTTGAAAGCGCCCTGGGGGGTCTCCCTGCCACCCTTCGAGGGCCACATGATGTTCCATGTGGTGACCCGGGGTGAGTGCTGGCTGGAGGTTGCCGGAGAAAAACCCTGCCTGCTGAAACAGGGCAGCCTGGCCCTGGTTCCCCATGGTGAAGGCCACGAAGTGCGCAGTGATCTCCAGCACCAGACCACGCCCCTGTTCGACATACCAGTGGAGTCGGTGAGTGAACGATATGAAATCATGCATCACGGCGGCAGTGGTGAGCTGACCCAGCTGACCTGTGGGCTGGTGCGCTTTGACCATGTTGCCGGACAGCAGGTTGTAGCCCTGCTGCCACAGGTATTGAAGATCGATACCTGGAAAGAGGATGAGAGCAGCTGGATACAAAACACCCTAGAGTTGATCACCCGTGAAGCGAGGGAACTGCGTCCCGGTGGTGAAACGGTGATCACCCGACTGGCAGACATTCTGGTCATCCAGGCGATTCGCTCCTGGCTCGACTCACTCAGCGGCCCCATACCGGGCTGGTTGAATGCGTTACGGGACAAGCAGATAGGCAGAGCCCTTGCAGCGATTCACCGTAATCCGGAAAGGGAGTGGAACCTGACGTCACTGGCCATGGAGGCGCGAATGTCCCGCTCAGGATTCTCTGCACGATTCACCGATCTGGTTGGTTACACCGCGATGCGTTACGTAACCCGCTGGCGTATGCTGATGGCCCGCACACAGCTGCTCGAATCATCGGAACCTCTGGTGGTGTTCGCGGAACGCTTCGGCTATCAATCCGAAGCGGCATTCTGCCGGGCCTTCAAACGAGAGCTTGGTGTCTCCCCGGGCAGTGTTCGACAGTAG
- a CDS encoding YybH family protein — translation MAPPYNTPQDAEDAYYDAIDDGDLGAMMAVWEESDEILCLLPMMPAQRGRAAIETAWGALLNEDVKLDIGIKHLSWIETDNVAIHLVEELVKADPETPPHPVYATNIYRKGDQGWCLVMHQNSPTPPPGLQV, via the coding sequence ATGGCCCCTCCGTACAACACACCCCAAGATGCCGAAGATGCCTACTACGATGCCATCGATGATGGGGACCTGGGCGCTATGATGGCCGTGTGGGAAGAGAGTGACGAAATTCTCTGCCTGCTGCCGATGATGCCGGCCCAACGGGGCAGAGCGGCCATCGAGACCGCTTGGGGCGCCCTGTTGAATGAGGATGTAAAGCTTGATATCGGGATCAAACACCTGAGTTGGATCGAGACTGATAACGTAGCCATACACCTGGTCGAAGAGCTGGTCAAAGCGGACCCGGAAACGCCCCCTCACCCGGTCTACGCCACCAACATCTATCGCAAGGGTGATCAGGGCTGGTGCCTGGTGATGCATCAGAACTCACCCACACCACCTCCCGGATTACAGGTCTGA